From the genome of Flavobacterium luteolum, one region includes:
- a CDS encoding aspartate aminotransferase family protein, with the protein MNPDFIKYQAQTSPYPLGMEVSHAIGSYIYDTDDKKYLDFVAGVSACTLGHQHPRVNQAIKDQLDKYSHVMVYGEYSQSPAVQYCKLMASLLPESLNKTYLVNSGTEAIEGSLKLAKRVTGRSQLISCHNAYHGNTMGSMSVMGFEERKQAFRPLLPDVDFITFNNEEDLQKITTRTAAILLETIQGGAGFIQPENNFLQKVRKRCDEVGALMIVDEIQPGFGRTGKLFGFQNYDVVPDIVVMGKGMGGGMPVGAFTASAEKMDLLTENPKLGHITTFGGHPVIASACLATLQELTETNLIAETLEKEKLFRSLLVHPLIKEVRGKGLMLAAMTESADITNEVILTCQDRGLILFWLLFEGCAIRITPPLTISEDEIREGCAIILEVMDGIMKKSNS; encoded by the coding sequence ATGAATCCAGATTTTATAAAATACCAAGCGCAAACCTCTCCTTACCCACTCGGAATGGAAGTTTCACATGCCATCGGCTCTTACATTTACGACACAGACGATAAAAAATATTTAGATTTTGTTGCTGGAGTTTCGGCTTGTACTTTAGGACATCAGCATCCGAGAGTAAATCAGGCTATAAAAGATCAGCTGGATAAATATTCGCACGTAATGGTTTACGGAGAATATTCTCAGAGTCCAGCAGTTCAATACTGCAAATTAATGGCTTCTCTCCTGCCTGAATCTTTAAATAAAACCTATTTGGTTAATTCAGGTACGGAAGCAATCGAAGGTTCGCTAAAATTAGCAAAACGAGTTACTGGCCGTAGTCAGCTTATTTCTTGCCACAATGCGTATCATGGAAACACGATGGGTTCTATGAGCGTTATGGGATTTGAAGAACGCAAACAGGCTTTTAGACCTTTATTGCCAGATGTTGATTTTATTACTTTCAATAACGAAGAAGATCTACAAAAAATAACTACTAGAACGGCAGCCATCCTTTTAGAAACCATCCAAGGTGGAGCAGGTTTTATTCAGCCAGAAAACAATTTCCTTCAAAAAGTGCGTAAACGCTGTGATGAAGTTGGAGCTTTAATGATTGTTGACGAAATCCAGCCAGGTTTTGGAAGAACAGGAAAACTTTTTGGTTTCCAAAATTACGATGTTGTTCCAGATATCGTAGTTATGGGAAAAGGAATGGGCGGCGGTATGCCGGTTGGTGCTTTTACTGCTTCTGCTGAAAAAATGGATCTTTTAACAGAAAATCCGAAATTAGGACATATTACCACTTTTGGAGGCCACCCTGTCATTGCGTCAGCTTGTTTGGCTACTTTGCAAGAATTAACTGAAACAAATTTAATAGCAGAAACGCTGGAGAAGGAAAAACTCTTCAGATCGCTTTTGGTACACCCTTTGATTAAAGAAGTTAGAGGAAAAGGATTAATGCTTGCTGCTATGACAGAATCGGCAGACATTACCAACGAAGTCATTTTAACCTGTCAAGACAGAGGCCTTATTTTATTTTGGCTTTTATTTGAAGGATGTGCTATACGAATTACACCTCCTTTGACCATTTCTGAAGACGAAATTAGAGAAGGATGCGCCATTATTTTAGAAGTTATGGATGGGATAATGAAAAAGAGCAACAGCTAA
- a CDS encoding OstA-like protein, producing the protein MKKSLFFIFICLSFLSVQFTFAQAKKPAQSPKTIVIENADFSDVDQVNVPDALLLTGNVKVNHDGVVLTCNKAYFFQKENYLKAFGNVQLVQGDTLFLNSKYAEYSGNEKKAFATGNAVLTSPDATLQTDTINFDRNIQEAFYNTKGTIVNKDNTLVSKSGRYFVKEKKFQFLTEVTITNPKYVIKSNHLDYYSNSGHTYLLGPSTITSKANYIYTEKGFYDTKKNLAHFLRKSYIKYDDRRIEGDSLYYNRNTEFASATRNVKITDSINKGIVKGHYAELYKLKDSMFVTKRAVAVNLVENDSVYIHGQKLMVTGKEGERILRAFKNVRFYKTDMSGKCDSIHSNSKTALTKLIGNPILWNGDNQITGDLMHLIGDNKTRKIDSLKVLNNTFVLSKDTLGTGFNQVKGLNLFGKFRDGKLHDVDVIKNTEVIYYMRNDAHELIGINKNVSSKINMILENNAIETITFFNKVDGDIFPEDELPENARKLRGMNWRGDERIKSKDDIFTAEENEMNEKLIKQGKDEEEKGKNVPLKVRKETLNYDKKNPAAKTDTKAKSK; encoded by the coding sequence TTGAAGAAATCACTCTTTTTCATATTTATTTGCCTGTCTTTTTTAAGCGTTCAATTTACTTTCGCGCAAGCAAAAAAACCTGCACAATCTCCAAAAACAATCGTCATCGAGAATGCTGACTTTTCTGACGTGGATCAAGTTAATGTACCTGATGCGCTTTTACTTACTGGAAATGTAAAAGTAAACCATGATGGAGTTGTTTTAACTTGCAACAAAGCCTATTTTTTTCAAAAAGAGAATTATTTAAAAGCATTCGGAAATGTACAATTGGTACAGGGAGATACTTTGTTTTTAAATAGTAAATACGCAGAGTATAGCGGTAATGAAAAAAAAGCTTTTGCAACAGGAAATGCAGTTCTAACTTCACCTGATGCTACTTTACAGACTGATACTATTAATTTTGATAGAAATATTCAAGAAGCATTTTACAATACAAAAGGAACGATTGTAAACAAAGACAATACTTTGGTCAGCAAATCGGGAAGGTATTTTGTAAAAGAAAAGAAGTTTCAGTTTTTAACCGAAGTTACCATTACGAATCCGAAATATGTAATTAAATCCAATCATTTGGATTATTACAGTAATTCCGGACATACTTATCTTCTTGGACCTTCGACTATTACCAGTAAAGCCAATTACATCTATACCGAAAAAGGTTTTTACGATACAAAGAAAAACTTAGCGCATTTTCTTCGAAAATCGTACATCAAATATGACGATAGGCGGATAGAAGGCGATAGTTTATACTACAATCGAAATACCGAATTTGCTTCAGCAACACGAAATGTAAAAATTACCGATTCTATTAACAAAGGAATTGTAAAAGGGCATTACGCAGAACTTTACAAACTGAAAGATTCCATGTTTGTAACCAAAAGAGCTGTTGCTGTAAATCTAGTTGAAAATGATTCGGTTTACATTCACGGACAAAAATTAATGGTTACAGGTAAAGAAGGAGAAAGAATCCTTAGAGCTTTTAAAAATGTTCGCTTCTATAAAACAGACATGAGCGGTAAATGCGATTCTATTCATTCGAATTCTAAAACTGCCTTGACAAAATTGATTGGAAATCCGATTCTTTGGAATGGTGACAACCAAATTACTGGTGATTTAATGCACTTAATTGGCGACAATAAAACAAGAAAAATTGATTCTTTGAAAGTTCTAAACAATACTTTTGTCTTATCTAAGGACACGCTCGGAACTGGTTTTAATCAAGTCAAGGGACTAAATTTGTTTGGCAAATTTCGGGATGGGAAACTTCATGATGTTGATGTCATTAAAAACACCGAAGTAATTTATTATATGCGGAACGATGCCCATGAACTAATCGGAATTAATAAAAATGTCAGCAGTAAAATCAATATGATATTGGAAAACAATGCTATTGAAACGATTACGTTCTTCAATAAAGTCGACGGAGATATTTTTCCTGAGGATGAACTTCCCGAAAACGCACGTAAACTGCGAGGCATGAATTGGCGTGGAGACGAAAGAATAAAGTCGAAAGATGACATTTTTACTGCCGAAGAAAATGAAATGAATGAGAAACTGATTAAACAGGGTAAAGACGAAGAAGAAAAAGGTAAAAATGTTCCTCTGAAAGTCAGGAAGGAAACCTTGAATTACGATAAGAAAAACCCAGCAGCTAAGACAGACACGAAAGCTAAAAGCAAGTAG
- a CDS encoding alpha-amylase family protein, translating into MISKKIIAAGITLAILFSACKTKDLKMSTAKEQTVTDRKVVVYQVFTRLFGNKNTNNKPWGTIEENGVGKFNDFTDKALHEIKDLGVTYIWYTGVPHHALVRDYTAYGISNDDPEVVKGRAGSPYAVKDYYNVNPDLAVNPAKRLEEFEALIKRTHNAGLKVIIDIVPNHIARKYEGKSNPEGVKDFGADDDVLVEYKRDNNFYYIPQQHFEIPDGDIPLNGEKNVLIDGKFDENPAKWTGNGSRKIKPDQNDWYETVKVNYGVRPDSTKDFPELPAGFDQKSYEEHFAFWQDKDVPNSWKKFRDIALYWTAKGVDGFRYDMAEMVPYEFWSYMNSSIKTKNPNAFLLAEVYNPNEYRNYIRLGKMDYLYDKVETYDKLKDVIRGKSSPDELTKIQNGMADIEHHMLHFLDNHDEQRLASPEFAETPERGKPLMVVSATISTSPTMIYFGQEVGEAGNEDAGFGKRSRTSIFDYIGVPNHQRWMNDGKFDGGQLSEPEKQLRDFYKRLLNFTINSSALMGSFEEIQTVNRQNNEGYDALLYSYARWSENQKLIVIANFSSEKGSEFNLKVPSSLISKWNLKDGEYQMKDQLYQNKTFMLKVQNGAGEATISIQPSESLILELK; encoded by the coding sequence ATGATAAGTAAAAAAATAATTGCAGCCGGAATCACATTAGCTATACTTTTTTCGGCCTGTAAAACAAAAGATCTAAAAATGAGTACTGCAAAAGAGCAAACTGTAACTGATAGAAAAGTTGTAGTGTATCAAGTTTTTACACGCCTATTTGGAAATAAAAATACAAACAATAAACCATGGGGAACAATTGAAGAAAATGGAGTAGGGAAGTTTAATGATTTTACAGATAAAGCGCTTCATGAAATAAAAGATTTAGGGGTTACCTATATTTGGTATACCGGAGTTCCGCATCATGCTTTAGTACGCGATTATACAGCTTACGGAATTTCAAATGATGATCCGGAAGTAGTAAAAGGCCGCGCTGGTTCTCCTTATGCTGTAAAAGATTATTATAATGTAAATCCAGATTTGGCTGTAAATCCTGCAAAACGATTAGAAGAGTTTGAAGCTTTAATCAAACGTACTCATAATGCCGGTTTGAAAGTGATTATCGATATTGTTCCAAATCACATTGCCAGAAAATATGAAGGAAAATCGAATCCAGAAGGCGTAAAAGATTTTGGTGCAGATGATGATGTTTTGGTTGAATATAAACGAGATAATAATTTCTATTATATTCCGCAGCAACATTTTGAAATTCCCGACGGAGATATTCCGTTAAACGGAGAAAAAAATGTGCTTATTGATGGGAAATTTGACGAAAACCCTGCAAAATGGACAGGAAATGGTTCTCGTAAAATTAAACCTGACCAAAACGACTGGTACGAAACGGTAAAAGTAAACTACGGAGTGCGTCCAGATAGCACTAAAGATTTTCCTGAACTTCCTGCTGGTTTTGACCAGAAATCGTATGAAGAACATTTTGCTTTTTGGCAAGATAAAGATGTTCCCAATTCTTGGAAAAAGTTTAGGGACATTGCGTTGTATTGGACAGCAAAAGGTGTAGATGGATTCCGTTACGATATGGCAGAAATGGTTCCGTATGAATTTTGGAGTTATATGAATTCTTCCATTAAAACGAAAAACCCAAATGCATTTTTATTGGCTGAAGTTTATAATCCGAATGAGTATCGCAATTACATTCGTTTAGGAAAAATGGATTATTTGTATGATAAAGTCGAAACGTATGATAAGCTGAAAGATGTAATTCGCGGAAAATCTTCGCCAGACGAATTAACTAAAATCCAAAACGGAATGGCAGATATCGAGCATCATATGCTGCATTTTTTGGATAATCATGATGAACAGCGTTTAGCAAGTCCTGAATTTGCAGAAACTCCAGAGAGAGGAAAACCTTTAATGGTGGTTTCGGCGACAATTAGCACTTCTCCAACAATGATTTATTTCGGACAAGAAGTAGGAGAGGCCGGAAATGAAGATGCAGGTTTTGGAAAACGCTCAAGAACATCAATTTTTGATTATATCGGAGTTCCAAATCATCAGCGTTGGATGAATGATGGTAAATTTGATGGAGGACAGCTTTCTGAACCTGAAAAACAGCTTCGTGATTTTTACAAACGCTTATTGAATTTTACGATTAATAGCAGTGCTTTAATGGGAAGTTTTGAAGAAATTCAAACCGTAAACCGACAAAACAATGAAGGTTATGATGCGTTGCTTTATTCTTATGCACGCTGGTCTGAAAACCAAAAATTGATTGTAATTGCGAATTTTTCTTCTGAAAAAGGAAGTGAATTCAATCTAAAAGTCCCTTCATCGCTTATTTCTAAATGGAATTTGAAAGATGGAGAATATCAAATGAAAGATCAATTGTATCAGAATAAAACTTTTATGTTAAAGGTGCAAAATGGAGCAGGTGAGGCTACAATTTCGATTCAGCCTTCAGAATCTTTGATTTTGGAATTGAAATAA
- a CDS encoding glycoside hydrolase family 130 protein, which translates to MKDIANRFTENPLLSPSDIPPSREGLEITCLLNPGVFQFQNKTWLAVRVAERPKQAENIISFPILTEAGTIQIIEILKDHPELIATDARVINYQGIDYLTTLSHIRLLCSEDGKRFYEPENYPHLVGEGILETFGIEDCRVSLIEGKYYLTFTSVSPSGVAVGLRTTTDWKNFQKHGLIFPPHNKDCAIFEEKINGLFYALHRPSSVDIGGNYIWIASSPDGIHWGNHKCIVKTRKESWDSKRVGAGAAPIKTELGWLEIYHGANEFHQYCLGAFLMDLEDPTKVISRTETPIMFPKTSYELSGFFGNVVFTNGHIVEPDGDTLTVYYGASDEFVCGATFSIREIFSLQKKV; encoded by the coding sequence ATGAAAGATATTGCCAATCGTTTTACAGAAAATCCTTTATTGTCGCCATCTGATATACCACCCAGCAGAGAAGGTTTAGAAATTACCTGTCTGTTGAATCCTGGCGTGTTTCAGTTTCAAAATAAAACATGGCTGGCAGTACGTGTTGCAGAAAGACCAAAACAAGCTGAAAACATTATCTCGTTTCCAATCTTAACAGAAGCAGGAACAATTCAAATTATCGAAATTTTAAAAGATCATCCTGAACTTATTGCAACAGATGCTCGAGTAATTAATTATCAAGGAATTGACTACTTAACTACTTTATCTCATATTCGATTATTGTGTAGTGAAGACGGAAAACGGTTTTATGAACCTGAAAATTATCCGCATTTGGTTGGCGAAGGAATATTAGAAACTTTTGGGATCGAAGATTGTCGTGTCTCTCTCATTGAAGGAAAATATTATCTCACTTTTACATCTGTCTCTCCTAGTGGTGTTGCCGTTGGCTTGAGAACTACTACAGATTGGAAGAATTTTCAAAAACACGGATTAATATTTCCTCCCCATAATAAAGATTGCGCCATTTTTGAAGAGAAAATCAATGGTCTATTTTACGCCTTACATCGCCCAAGCAGCGTAGACATTGGTGGAAATTATATTTGGATTGCTTCTTCTCCAGATGGCATTCATTGGGGAAATCATAAATGTATTGTAAAAACTAGAAAAGAAAGCTGGGACAGCAAAAGAGTTGGTGCTGGAGCTGCTCCTATAAAAACAGAATTGGGCTGGCTTGAAATTTATCACGGAGCCAATGAATTTCACCAGTATTGTCTAGGTGCTTTTTTAATGGATTTAGAAGACCCTACAAAAGTTATTTCAAGAACAGAAACACCGATTATGTTTCCAAAAACAAGTTATGAATTAAGTGGTTTCTTTGGAAACGTGGTTTTTACAAACGGTCATATTGTCGAACCAGACGGCGACACACTAACTGTTTATTACGGCGCTTCAGACGAATTTGTCTGTGGCGCAACATTTTCTATTAGAGAGATTTTTTCTTTGCAAAAAAAGGTCTAA
- a CDS encoding superoxide dismutase has protein sequence MKKNVVLFSTLASFLLLFSCKEDKLVEVVEVPLPTKEEKITIGSPNDVKADPGSFEMTKLPFNYDALAPDIRTLTLETHYSKHYLSYTNAFNKEIVSTEFENMPIEDILKKMPLTNLKLRQNAGGYYNHTLYFNILTPKEQTPKDTLAGSIDKEFGSFNNLTNQFKAQSEKQFGSGWVWLVVDRYGKLQITTTDNQDNPLMKNALIPGTPIMGIDLWEHAYYLDYQNRKGSYIDAFYNHINWEKVNEYYVEALKKVKKV, from the coding sequence ATGAAGAAAAACGTTGTTCTTTTCAGCACTTTAGCTTCATTTTTACTATTATTTTCCTGTAAAGAAGATAAGTTGGTTGAAGTAGTTGAAGTTCCTCTTCCAACAAAAGAAGAAAAAATAACTATTGGTTCACCAAATGATGTTAAAGCCGATCCCGGTTCTTTTGAAATGACAAAACTGCCATTTAATTATGATGCACTTGCGCCAGACATTAGAACTCTGACTTTAGAGACTCATTATTCTAAACATTATCTATCATACACCAACGCTTTTAATAAAGAAATTGTATCGACTGAGTTTGAGAATATGCCTATTGAAGACATTTTAAAGAAAATGCCTCTAACTAATTTAAAACTTCGTCAGAATGCAGGTGGATACTACAATCATACTTTGTATTTTAACATTCTTACTCCAAAAGAGCAGACTCCAAAAGATACTCTCGCAGGTTCTATTGATAAAGAATTTGGTTCTTTTAATAATCTGACAAATCAATTTAAAGCACAGTCAGAAAAACAATTTGGTTCTGGATGGGTTTGGTTAGTTGTGGACCGTTATGGCAAATTACAAATTACCACAACAGACAATCAAGATAATCCGTTAATGAAAAACGCCTTGATTCCAGGAACTCCAATTATGGGAATTGATCTTTGGGAACATGCCTATTATTTAGATTATCAAAATCGAAAAGGCAGTTATATTGACGCCTTTTACAATCATATAAATTGGGAGAAAGTAAACGAATATTACGTTGAAGCACTCAAAAAGGTTAAAAAAGTATAG
- a CDS encoding acyl-CoA-binding protein, with translation MADKDLDIRFAKAVEAAMTMTQASLPQDVQLRLYAFYKQATFGTAVYNQSENFDLRNAFKTNAWMQISHMSVDEAKENYIEIINSLTSK, from the coding sequence ATGGCCGATAAAGATTTAGATATTCGCTTCGCTAAAGCCGTAGAAGCTGCTATGACAATGACTCAGGCTTCGCTGCCACAAGATGTGCAGTTAAGACTTTACGCTTTTTACAAACAAGCTACTTTTGGCACAGCAGTCTACAATCAATCTGAAAATTTTGATTTGCGAAATGCTTTTAAAACCAATGCTTGGATGCAGATTAGCCATATGTCTGTAGACGAAGCCAAAGAAAATTATATCGAAATCATCAATTCATTAACATCAAAATAA
- a CDS encoding phosphatidylserine decarboxylase family protein, with protein sequence MFHKEGGPSILLGTVFTVAVLLIAERFIDINWLRMLVQIAALVILIIILQFFRNPKRIAVRNSDHILAPVDGKVVVIEEVYEGEYFKDKRIQVSIFMSPINVHVTRYAMDGIIKFSKYHPGKFLVAWHPKASEENERTTVVIENETFGAVLYRQIAGALARRIVNYAKEGMQVVQGTDAGFIKFGSRVDLFLPLGTPINVELNQKAIGGKTIIATKA encoded by the coding sequence ATGTTTCATAAAGAGGGAGGCCCGTCCATTTTATTAGGTACTGTATTTACTGTAGCTGTACTTTTAATTGCTGAAAGATTTATAGATATCAATTGGCTTAGAATGCTTGTTCAAATTGCAGCGCTTGTAATTTTGATTATTATTTTACAATTCTTCAGAAACCCGAAGAGAATTGCAGTTAGAAACAGTGATCATATCCTAGCTCCAGTTGATGGAAAAGTGGTGGTGATCGAAGAAGTTTATGAAGGAGAATATTTTAAAGATAAACGCATACAGGTTTCTATTTTTATGTCGCCAATCAATGTGCACGTAACACGTTATGCAATGGATGGTATTATTAAATTTAGTAAATATCACCCTGGTAAATTCTTAGTGGCTTGGCACCCAAAAGCGAGTGAAGAAAACGAAAGAACTACTGTAGTAATCGAAAACGAAACTTTTGGCGCTGTTCTATACAGACAAATCGCAGGAGCTTTGGCTCGCCGAATTGTAAACTACGCTAAAGAAGGAATGCAAGTTGTGCAAGGAACTGATGCTGGTTTTATTAAATTTGGTTCAAGAGTAGATTTATTTTTACCTTTAGGTACACCAATCAATGTTGAGTTGAATCAAAAAGCGATTGGAGGAAAAACAATTATTGCTACAAAAGCATAA
- a CDS encoding phosphatidate cytidylyltransferase produces MNETLKRTISGAVYIALLLTSILFSTESFITLFGVFLIITIYEFSNIVNLNKVFSILFGILIYSTTILVSHYNKQTSKFLNDTFNSNINLEVNIKQLDLILLAVTIVVSIKCIIFLFYDSIQKISTSSKYLYLLGYITLPFIFIVKISFGTNDYNPKIILGLFVLIWTNDTFAYLVGKSMGKHKLFERVSPKKTIEGFLGGVVFAAFAGFLISKLYIQPKPEFSNTSILIWTIIALIVSIFGTIGDLIESKFKRIAGIKDSGSIMPGHGGILDRLDSVIFVAPIIFLFYQILYYVS; encoded by the coding sequence ATGAACGAAACACTGAAGAGAACCATTTCTGGTGCTGTTTATATCGCTTTATTATTAACTTCAATATTGTTTTCTACTGAAAGCTTCATTACTCTTTTTGGCGTTTTCTTAATTATTACGATATATGAATTTTCTAATATAGTAAACCTGAATAAAGTGTTTTCTATACTTTTTGGAATTCTGATTTATTCGACCACTATTCTAGTAAGTCATTACAATAAACAGACAAGCAAATTCTTAAACGATACTTTTAATTCCAACATAAACCTTGAAGTTAACATTAAACAATTAGACTTAATTCTTCTTGCTGTTACTATAGTTGTATCTATAAAATGTATCATATTCTTATTTTATGATTCTATTCAGAAAATAAGCACTTCTTCAAAGTATTTATATCTCCTTGGATATATTACGCTTCCATTTATTTTTATTGTAAAAATCTCTTTTGGAACAAATGATTATAATCCGAAAATCATCTTAGGATTATTTGTTTTAATCTGGACCAACGATACTTTTGCCTATCTAGTTGGAAAATCAATGGGAAAACACAAATTATTCGAGAGAGTTTCTCCTAAAAAAACAATCGAAGGTTTTCTTGGCGGGGTTGTTTTTGCAGCTTTTGCCGGATTTTTGATTTCTAAACTCTACATTCAGCCTAAACCTGAGTTTAGCAACACATCGATCTTAATTTGGACGATTATCGCATTAATTGTGAGTATTTTTGGCACTATTGGAGATTTAATAGAATCCAAATTTAAGCGAATTGCTGGCATAAAAGACAGCGGTTCGATAATGCCAGGCCACGGAGGCATTTTAGATCGATTAGATAGTGTTATATTTGTAGCACCAATTATATTTTTATTTTATCAAATTTTATATTATGTTTCATAA
- a CDS encoding lactate utilization protein B/C, whose protein sequence is MNFFKKIFGSSEAASDEENESEYAGTSAQNSHLSLDEQFIFNFKKNGGKFLYCENTGELSEQFENILEENDWFEQEVLCYEPALFGLLDENKLFYSAPTKPRFLLASCENLIADEGSILFSSRQIKQNKPNELPANIVIIATTSQILPMKSDGLSAIKHKYERDYPTNITTIKYFEKAKEEDFTQYGSVAKNLYLLLLEDL, encoded by the coding sequence ATGAATTTTTTCAAAAAAATATTTGGCTCTAGTGAAGCCGCTTCTGACGAAGAGAACGAAAGCGAATATGCGGGAACTTCTGCGCAGAACAGTCATTTATCTTTAGACGAGCAATTTATTTTCAATTTCAAAAAAAATGGAGGTAAATTTTTGTACTGCGAAAACACAGGAGAACTTTCTGAACAGTTTGAAAACATTTTAGAAGAAAACGACTGGTTTGAACAAGAAGTTTTATGCTATGAACCTGCTTTATTTGGTTTACTAGACGAAAACAAACTTTTTTACAGTGCACCAACCAAGCCAAGGTTCTTATTAGCAAGCTGCGAAAACCTTATTGCCGATGAAGGTTCTATCTTATTTTCGTCTAGACAAATTAAACAAAACAAACCAAACGAATTACCCGCAAATATTGTCATAATAGCCACTACCAGCCAAATCCTTCCTATGAAAAGTGACGGATTAAGTGCAATAAAACATAAATACGAAAGGGACTATCCTACTAATATCACTACCATAAAATATTTCGAAAAAGCGAAAGAAGAAGATTTTACACAATACGGAAGTGTTGCTAAAAACCTTTATTTATTGCTTTTAGAAGATCTTTAA